The window CGTAAggttttttcaaaaacaaaaaaaatgcaatATCAGACAGAATCGTGGGGATCATACAAGATGAGCAACATAGGGTTTGGCGGCGACGTGGGGCTTGCGGCGGACACAAGCCTGCTTCGCCTAGAGTCTCTGGTGGCCGAGAGCGCCGTGGTAATATTCAGCGTGAGCACGTGCTGCATGTGCCATGCCGTGAAGGGTCTCTTCAGGGGAATGGGCGTCAGCCCCGCCGTTCACGAGCTCGACCTGCACCCCTACGGCGGCGACATCCAGCGAGCACTCATTCGTCTCCTCGGCTGCTCAGGCGCTTCTTCTCCAGGTGCTCTTCCGGTCGTCTTCATAGGCGGTAAGCTGGTTGGGGCTATGGACAGAGTCATGGCTTCTCACATCAACGGTTCTCTCGTTCCTCTCCTCAAAGACGCCGGCGCACTCTGGCTCTGAACCCTTCATTGTCTGCTTTCTAATtgcttttaaagttttttttttctttttttttaagagaaTGGGGAAGATTAGGGAAGAAACCAAAGCTATAATGACAGGCTAGGTTATAATAGTTTGTAATTAGAGAGAGAGTTGTGCGTTTGTTTTAAGATCTATCTATTCTCTTATCAACTTTACTAGTTTTATATGTCAATCGTCAGCTCTGTTCCCACCAGTTTCCTCATATGCTATTAACGCAATATAGTGATACATAAACAGGTTCACCATCATCCTGTTATTTGACCACACAATTTTACAAATGGGATTTCTCCACTTTTTGTTTCAGAAGACGGCTACATTTTTGCAACCAGCTTAGCTTATGAGATGAtgccctacctaaccctaaaccctgtctAATTATAGTATATATACAATGAGCACATACTTTATGAGACAACATGTTACTGGAGAGGCTTAGATTTGAAGATGTTGCTAAGCAAATACCCAATTGTTGTTTCTTGCGAGCCCCTGCTGCTTGTACCAAGAACAGCGCATTCCTTCACCTTCAGCTTGCTTACTCCTATCTCTTTTCTTATTGACTCCACGATTTTTGATTCAACAGCGTTCCCTGTAACGTCTGTAACGTAGAACGTGTCTTTAGCCTTACCCTCTCGCGTTGAAATCTCTGCTCTCACAATAGTTAAGCTGTTCTCTCTAAATGTTCTAGTTATGTCTGAGAGGAGACCAACTCTGTCTTCTGCTGATAATTCCAGCTCTAAACCCTGAAAAGTTATTATGTTTCGTATGCATGCATAATCTGTATTCCAGTATatcatttagaaattaaaaaaaaaaagaaagaaaaagagtatCAAAGTGGATACAGAACAGAGAATGTATTCTGAACCGTTTCTCTAGTGTGCGTGTGTGTGATTTTCCTAATTGGTTAATAATTACCTCGGAGGTTCTTCTCTCAATGGCTGCTTCAAGACATTGGATAACACGTTCTTGCTCGGCTTCTGAGTTTATGGGAAGTCCATCTACATGACGGATGTAAAACTCCTGCAACATCATAttcagtgccgtgcgaagagtcttaggggcctaaggcaaattttaaaaataaacttattacaattataatgaaaacaattttaCAATATGATATATCGTTTTTACCAAATACACAAATCTAACGCTGTAAAGAATAAGTTTATGCtatattatgtcatatagagaaaaaatataataattcagAAGATTAGTTAGTTTACTATGTGGaaagagtttttaaaaaataaatcttaacaattagattataaattattttaaattttggggccctaaaaatattcatattaatcGGGGGCCTAAGGCGAATGCCTTTTTTaatacactgtaggcacgcctctgatcatattatatatatatatatatatatatatatatatatagggatATATGGTTAGAAAAAGATCccaagagacaaaaaaaaaacatttaaacccattaacaaaaaaatgggTGTTACCTGATAAGCCTCTAGTGGTTCTGTGCTGACCATGCCATGGAACACCACATACTGCATATCAGTCAAGGTACAGACAACGTCAAACACAAGCTTTGGTCTATCTTTGGACCTCATGGTAACAACGGTATAATCCTTGTCAATGTTTGTTAGTGTGACACTGGGCCTTGATGTCCTTGGTCTTTTTTTGACTCCCTCGTAA of the Brassica rapa cultivar Chiifu-401-42 chromosome A03, CAAS_Brap_v3.01, whole genome shotgun sequence genome contains:
- the LOC103858882 gene encoding glutaredoxin-C7 — protein: MNKIVNVMLLLYTNYGLHLLTKCNYREKSCPLLYKYFAWLSHSPHQNLSRSLYSLLFVLARKVFSKTKKMQYQTESWGSYKMSNIGFGGDVGLAADTSLLRLESLVAESAVVIFSVSTCCMCHAVKGLFRGMGVSPAVHELDLHPYGGDIQRALIRLLGCSGASSPGALPVVFIGGKLVGAMDRVMASHINGSLVPLLKDAGALWL